One stretch of Streptomyces sp. 135 DNA includes these proteins:
- a CDS encoding AMP-binding protein: MGIEKELLRPDAQLRAHLGLDSVDLTQIQLALTERFDTRVDLWTRHDFTVRQLADVIGDRRPGAGVCREYRDRGWWRPEFLDAVVLSTHVHAGHRPALVDAEQTFTRAGLDAAVSGCATRLARTGIRPGDAVLVQLPNTARLLILTLALVRLGTRPVLALPALREHELETVISTLAPTALAVPARHQRFDHLRLAEKLRERHPSVRTLLVSDAGDRAVGHVDMDRLIEPGDPPPVPAVRHPSDTSLFLLSSGTTGAPKAIARTHEAIGHMTRCAAAVSGLTPQSVFLAVLPVTHGFALASPGVLGTLACGGKVVLCDPNDAATAMSLIERERVTHCALTPALARQWLLARAASSGADLSSLQVLQVGGARLDESTAVQLSRAFDCRIQQVYGMSEGLLNFTRLDDPPEVAFSTQGRPSSPGDEILVVDGAGRPVADGEMGELLARGPGVITEYHGGAAAASFTPDGYYRTGDLVRRHASGNLVVTGRVKDVINRGGEKIPADELEASVLAHPGVRAAAAVAMPHRVMGEAVCLYVVGGDEGAPTLPELRGYLEDSGLARFKLPERLVEVAALPLTAVGKTDKVQLRQDIATRLQTEG; the protein is encoded by the coding sequence TTGGGAATCGAGAAAGAGCTGCTGCGCCCGGACGCGCAGCTGCGCGCGCACCTCGGGCTCGATTCCGTCGACCTCACGCAGATCCAGCTGGCCCTGACCGAGCGCTTCGACACCCGCGTCGATCTCTGGACGCGGCACGATTTCACCGTGCGGCAACTCGCCGACGTCATCGGCGACCGCAGGCCCGGCGCGGGGGTCTGCCGAGAGTACCGGGACCGCGGCTGGTGGCGTCCGGAGTTCCTGGACGCCGTGGTGCTGAGCACCCACGTGCACGCGGGGCACCGGCCGGCGCTGGTCGACGCCGAGCAGACCTTCACCAGGGCCGGGCTCGACGCGGCGGTGTCCGGCTGCGCCACCCGGCTGGCGCGCACCGGCATCCGGCCCGGCGACGCCGTACTCGTGCAACTGCCCAACACGGCCCGGCTCCTGATCCTCACACTCGCGCTGGTCAGGCTCGGCACGCGCCCGGTTCTCGCCCTCCCCGCCCTGCGTGAGCACGAACTGGAGACGGTGATCAGCACCTTGGCGCCGACCGCGCTGGCCGTACCGGCCCGGCATCAGCGTTTCGACCATCTGCGGCTCGCCGAGAAGCTTCGCGAACGGCACCCCTCGGTGCGTACCCTGCTCGTCTCGGATGCCGGTGACCGGGCCGTCGGCCACGTGGACATGGACCGTCTCATCGAGCCCGGTGACCCACCTCCCGTACCTGCGGTCCGGCACCCCTCGGACACCTCCCTCTTCCTGCTGTCGAGCGGAACCACGGGCGCTCCCAAGGCCATTGCCCGCACCCATGAGGCGATCGGCCACATGACCCGCTGCGCGGCAGCGGTCTCTGGTCTGACACCCCAATCCGTGTTCCTCGCCGTCCTGCCGGTGACGCACGGCTTCGCACTCGCCTCCCCCGGAGTGCTCGGCACACTCGCCTGCGGCGGAAAGGTCGTACTCTGCGACCCGAACGACGCGGCCACCGCCATGTCGCTGATCGAGCGGGAACGCGTCACCCACTGCGCGCTCACCCCCGCGCTCGCGCGTCAGTGGCTCCTGGCACGCGCCGCCTCCAGCGGCGCCGACCTGTCGAGCCTGCAAGTCCTCCAGGTCGGCGGGGCGCGCCTGGACGAGTCCACGGCCGTCCAACTGAGTCGCGCCTTCGACTGCCGAATCCAACAGGTCTACGGCATGAGTGAGGGACTGCTGAACTTCACCCGGCTCGACGATCCGCCCGAGGTGGCGTTCAGCACGCAGGGGCGCCCCTCGTCGCCCGGTGACGAGATCCTCGTGGTGGACGGTGCGGGCCGGCCCGTCGCCGACGGCGAGATGGGCGAACTCCTCGCCAGGGGGCCGGGTGTCATCACGGAGTACCACGGGGGTGCGGCAGCCGCGTCCTTCACCCCCGACGGCTACTACCGCACCGGTGACCTCGTCCGGCGCCACGCGTCCGGGAACCTTGTGGTCACCGGACGCGTCAAGGACGTGATCAACCGGGGAGGGGAGAAGATCCCGGCGGACGAACTGGAGGCATCGGTACTGGCGCACCCCGGGGTGCGGGCCGCCGCAGCCGTCGCCATGCCCCATCGCGTGATGGGCGAGGCCGTGTGCCTGTACGTCGTGGGCGGTGACGAAGGAGCGCCGACCCTGCCGGAACTCCGCGGGTATTTGGAGGACAGCGGACTGGCCCGGTTCAAGCTTCCCGAACGGCTCGTTGAGGTTGCGGCACTCCCCCTGACCGCCGTCGGCAAGACGGACAAGGTACAGCTGCGCCAGGACATCGCGACCCGGCTCCAGACCGAGGGGTGA
- a CDS encoding alpha/beta hydrolase gives MSPLNSETLGVPGARIYFEVRGEGPLLLLIGGGNSDAAVFKRLADVLAGSHRVVTYDPRGNSRSVLDGPPVDQKVEEHADDAYHLIEHLADPGESVYVFGSCSGGLTALELAIRHPDRVRSVVAHEPPVLSILPDAEQHLALLDDICGTHLRAGMLPALTKLQALHGGRPAPALPEVHNNTDFFLTHFLRPFARFVPDLTALEEVADKVVWAGGHASREDLVHRPTLVLAGRLGREVQLFPGGHVGYARYPADFAERLVEVLTPVVDAVDTRRARSTGGRQ, from the coding sequence GTGAGCCCATTGAACAGCGAGACGCTCGGCGTACCGGGCGCGAGGATCTATTTCGAGGTACGGGGTGAAGGGCCTCTCCTGCTCCTCATCGGAGGAGGAAACTCCGACGCGGCGGTGTTCAAACGCCTGGCCGACGTCCTGGCCGGGAGTCACCGCGTCGTTACCTACGATCCGCGCGGGAACTCACGCAGCGTGCTCGACGGCCCCCCGGTGGACCAGAAAGTCGAGGAGCACGCCGACGATGCCTACCACCTGATCGAACATCTCGCCGACCCCGGCGAATCCGTGTACGTCTTCGGGAGCTGCTCGGGCGGGCTCACGGCGCTGGAACTCGCCATCCGCCACCCGGACCGTGTCCGCTCGGTCGTCGCCCACGAACCGCCTGTTCTGAGCATCCTTCCGGACGCCGAGCAGCACTTGGCACTCCTCGACGACATCTGCGGGACCCATCTCCGTGCGGGGATGCTGCCGGCCCTCACCAAACTGCAAGCCCTCCACGGCGGTCGGCCCGCGCCGGCTCTCCCCGAAGTGCACAACAACACCGACTTCTTCCTGACCCACTTCCTCCGGCCGTTCGCCCGCTTCGTGCCCGACCTCACCGCGCTGGAGGAAGTGGCGGACAAAGTGGTGTGGGCCGGCGGCCACGCCTCACGCGAGGACCTCGTGCACCGCCCGACGCTGGTCCTTGCCGGCCGGCTCGGCCGCGAGGTGCAACTGTTTCCCGGCGGGCACGTCGGCTACGCGCGGTACCCCGCCGACTTCGCCGAACGGCTCGTCGAGGTGCTCACCCCCGTGGTCGACGCGGTGGACACCCGGCGGGCAAGGAGTACCGGCGGAAGGCAGTGA
- a CDS encoding MBL fold metallo-hydrolase: protein MSRSLIPGLRSLRTPAFGADPAGARLARIRSSPNFSVADGSFQNPVGARTRPSGSTMEFAKIYFRKEERVRRGPAGTVPVHATTLADLAKPPADGLRITWMGHSSVLAEIDGRRVLFDPVWGERCSPFSFAGPKRLHPVPVPLAALGPVDAVVISHDHYDHLDMPTIKALAGTDTVFAVPLGVGAHLERWGVPADRLRELDWHESAQVAGLTLTATPARHFCGRGLRNQQHTLWASWVVAGPEHRVYHSGDTGYFPGFREIGAAHGPFDVTMIQIGAYSDFWPDIHMTPEEGMRAHLDLQGGHAQGLMLPIHWGTFNLAPHPWSEPGEGTLAAARGTGASIALPCPGEPFEPGAKAVPGAPWWRGVAIVPDGGWPETPMGSSGPQATTTDSGDQEAAPVA from the coding sequence GTGTCCCGGTCCCTGATTCCCGGGCTCCGCTCGCTGCGGACCCCCGCCTTCGGAGCGGATCCGGCCGGTGCGCGGCTGGCGCGGATCCGCAGCTCGCCGAACTTCTCCGTGGCCGATGGCTCCTTCCAGAACCCCGTGGGGGCGCGGACCAGACCCTCGGGGTCCACCATGGAGTTCGCCAAGATCTACTTCCGCAAGGAGGAGCGCGTACGCCGTGGCCCCGCCGGCACGGTCCCCGTGCACGCCACGACCCTCGCCGACCTCGCCAAGCCCCCGGCCGACGGGCTGCGGATCACCTGGATGGGGCACTCCAGCGTGCTCGCCGAGATCGACGGGCGGCGCGTGCTCTTCGACCCGGTGTGGGGCGAGCGGTGCTCGCCGTTCTCCTTCGCCGGGCCCAAGCGGCTGCATCCCGTGCCGGTGCCGCTGGCGGCCCTCGGCCCGGTCGACGCCGTGGTCATCTCGCACGACCACTACGACCACCTTGACATGCCGACGATCAAGGCGCTGGCCGGTACGGACACGGTGTTCGCCGTGCCGCTCGGCGTCGGCGCCCACCTGGAGCGCTGGGGCGTGCCCGCCGACCGGCTCCGCGAGCTCGACTGGCACGAGTCGGCTCAGGTGGCGGGCCTGACGCTCACGGCGACGCCCGCACGGCACTTCTGCGGCCGCGGCCTGCGCAACCAGCAGCACACGCTGTGGGCCTCCTGGGTGGTCGCCGGGCCCGAGCACCGCGTCTACCACAGCGGGGACACGGGCTACTTCCCCGGCTTCCGCGAGATCGGCGCCGCGCACGGACCGTTCGACGTCACGATGATCCAGATCGGTGCCTACAGCGATTTCTGGCCCGACATCCACATGACGCCCGAGGAGGGCATGCGGGCCCACCTCGACCTCCAGGGCGGGCACGCCCAGGGGCTGATGCTGCCGATCCACTGGGGCACGTTCAACCTCGCCCCGCACCCGTGGTCGGAGCCGGGGGAGGGCACCCTCGCCGCGGCGCGCGGCACGGGTGCCAGCATCGCGCTGCCCTGCCCCGGCGAGCCCTTCGAGCCCGGGGCCAAGGCCGTGCCCGGCGCCCCCTGGTGGCGCGGCGTCGCGATCGTGCCGGACGGGGGCTGGCCCGAGACGCCGATGGGCAGCAGCGGGCCGCAGGCCACGACGACGGACAGCGGCGACCAGGAAGCCGCGCCCGTGGCCTAG